Proteins from a genomic interval of Lycium ferocissimum isolate CSIRO_LF1 chromosome 2, AGI_CSIRO_Lferr_CH_V1, whole genome shotgun sequence:
- the LOC132046252 gene encoding berberine bridge enzyme-like 22, producing MISLMGNLQILSVLFFSLFLAKCYSQDDFLRCLSKYSGTNVTKNIYTPNSPPYSSILEYAQKNPRWLNSSHPMFIVSPRKESEIKPVILCAKKLGLQIKIKSGGHDYEGISFRSITPFVMLDLSNLDDIKIDLKEGTVWVQAGATLGQLYYAIAKKSKVHAFAGGVCFSIGTGGIISGGGIGTLMRKFGLAADNVVDARVMDVNGKILDRKKMKEDLFWAIRGGGGASFGVILAWKLKLVRVPEKVTSFTVYKKLEGNQKLLRKWETIAHQLPDKLLIRVVIQNDGTGNEKYVEIFFQALFLGPVDELIPLLKEKFPEFDLEKKDCFQEPVVDCSNRPCIKKECRESPWIGSVLYFYGRRTNESLEVLLEKSIPTQKNYFKAKSDFVKTPVPEKGWKMVERLFLEEERTQMIMEPLGGILDEISESEIPFPHRKGNLYNIQYLVNWGDNSESVSSKKIAWMRKLYKEMEPYVAKNPRTAYLNYRDLDIGINQEDYSYSKAKIWGEKYFNGNFERLAKVKSKVDPNNFFRNEQSIPPYSTNS from the coding sequence ATGATATCTCTTATGGGTAACCTTCAAATTCTCTCTGTTTTATTCTTTTCACTCTTTTTGGCAAAATGTTACTCCCAAGATGATTTTCTCCGGTGTCTTTCTAAATACTCTGGGACCAACgttactaaaaatatttacaccCCAAATTCTCCACCTTATTCATCTATCCTAGAATATGCTCAAAAAAATCCGAGATGGTTGAATTCTTCACACCCCATGTTTATTGTCTCCCCTAGGAAAGAATCAGAAATCAAGCCTGTTATTCTATGTGCTAAAAAACTGGGGttacaaattaaaataaaaagtggTGGCCATGACTATGAAGGCATCTCTTTTAGGTCTATAACCCCATTTGTCATGCTTGATTTAAGCAATCTTGATGATATCAAGATTGATTTAAAAGAAGGGACAGTTTGGGTTCAGGCAGGGGCCACCCTTGGCCAACTTTACTATGCAATTGCTAAAAAAAGTAAAGTGCATGCCTTTGCTGGAGGTGTCTGTTTTAGTATTGGTACTGGAGGGATTATTAGTGGTGGAGGGATAGGAACTTTGATGAGAAAATTCGGGCTTGCAGCTGATAATGTTGTAGACGCTCGGGTAATGGATGTAAATGGCAAAATCCTTgatagaaagaaaatgaaagaggaTTTGTTTTGGGCAATAAGAGGAGGGGGAGGAGCAAGTTTTGGTGTTATTCTTGCATGGAAACTCAAACTTGTTCGCGTTCCGGAGAAGGTTACTTCTTTCACAGTTTATAAGAAGTTAGAGGGTAACCAAAAGCTCCTCCGAAAATGGGAAACCATCGCACATCAACTACCTGATAAATTACTTATCCGAGTAGTTATACAAAACGATGGAACAGGGAATGAGAAGTATGTTGAAATATTCTTTCAAGCATTATTTCTTGGACCAGTTGATGAGTTAATTCCATTGCTCAAAGAAAAATTCCCTGAATTtgatttggagaaaaaagatTGCTTCCAAGAGCCTGTTGTGGACTGTAGTAACAGGCCTTgcattaaaaaagaatgtcGTGAATCTCCCTGGATTGGATCAGTCTTGTATTTCTACGGCAGGAGAACAAATGAGTCACTTGAGGTTCTGCTAGAAAAGAGTATTCCAACACAGAAGAATTATTTTAAAGCCAAATCTGATTTTGTGAAGACTCCAGTTCCAGAAAAAGGGTGGAAAATGGTAGAGAGGTtatttttggaagaagaaagaacCCAAATGATAATGGAGCCATTAGGTGGAATATTAGATGAAATATCAGAATCTGAAATTCCATTCCCTCATAGAAAGGGAAATTTGTATAATATTCAGTACTTGGTGAACTGGGGTGATAATAGTGAGAGTGTATCAAGCAAGAAGATAGCATGGATGAGGAAACTTTACAAAGAAATGGAGCCATATGTTGCAAAAAATCCAAGAACTGCTTATCTTAATTACAGGGATCTTGATATTGGAATTAATCAAGAAGATTACAGCTATTCCAAGGCCAAAATATGGGGTGAGAAGTATTTTAATGGCAACTTTGAGAGGTTGGCCAAAGTGAAAAGTAAGGTGGATCCCAACAATTTCTTCAGAAATGAACAAAGTATTCCGCCTTATTCTACTAATAGCTGA